The Lactuca sativa cultivar Salinas chromosome 2, Lsat_Salinas_v11, whole genome shotgun sequence genome includes a window with the following:
- the LOC111880103 gene encoding uncharacterized protein LOC111880103 isoform X2, whose translation MEEDGPDGVIEIEDQDEEENEDEEEESDDDGGYEDEELIPSVVTSPRVSNVVSRAGNSQEAVVLHDDLVEESNCKRSCKGNLGSQESGRDDGDEDKFNGGEIDGLFCPICIEAWTSGGEHQICCLPCGHIYGLSCIKKWLRQRRGSGKCPQCNKKCTLKDIRVLYAARLCVVDAELQKQVRSLETKCASLQQKNVDCCKKEVEAAEREANLNQQVKQLQEEAKHLKRLLENKQRESQASFTINQGYKRRVINGHNVDNGCGSQAPPGLFKLQREFQVEGGRYFDMDETGQVMIVARRLNGMGGRNLLTKISLLAPSEREDIELPANTKAVRALCVRPCSRLVLLASLGKKLTVVSTESNNTVLTYELPAPAWSCSWDVSSPHHVYTGLQNGMVLAFDMRQTRTALESRMGLSCSPVHTMTALPPDSSIPSAIKTLLTASQIGLCEWSIDANEERPYLIPESENQGVCISLAHSNRDNIVASFRPKVQTSADTAVSQPLPTSPEPSGVPGCHIFYKKTGTRCYKRTGSMLAAQMENVRLPKSTIINKQNYGSMFVFANETTSDLVLHDMSKMLVVQRLKVPKNQISDAISDVRCSKICDTSVLGCISGDVVQLFT comes from the exons ATGGAGGAAGATGGTCCTGACGGAGTGATTGAAATTGAAGACCAGGATGAAGAAGAAAatgaagatgaagaggaagaaAGTGACGATGATGGTGGTTACGAAGATGAGGAGTTGATTCCGTCGGTTGTGACGTCACCTAGGGTTTCAAACGTGGTTTCACGGGCTGGCAATTCGCAGGAAGCGGTGGTGTTACATGACGATTTGGTGGAGGAATCGAATTGTAAGAGGTCGTGTAAAGGGAATTTAGGGAGCCAAGAGAGTGGAAGGGATGATGGAGATGAGGACAAGTTTAATGGAGGTGAGATTGATGGTTTATTCTGTCCTATTTGCATTGAAGCTTGGACTAGCGGTGGAGAACATCAAATTTG TTGTCTTCCTTGTGGGCACATATATGGATTGTCATGTATAAAGAAGTGGCTTCGACAACGTAGGGGTTCTGGGAAG TGTCCTCAATGCAACAAAAAATGTACATTAAAGGATATTAGAGTACTTTATGCAGCAAGGCTTTGTGTTGTTGATGCAGAATTACAAAAG CAAGTGCGTTCACTCGAAACCAAATGTGCTTCTCTTCAGCAGAAG AATGTTGACTGCTGCAAGAAAGAAGTTGAAGCTGCAGAAAGAGAAGCTAATCTAAATCAGCAAGTTAAACAGTTACAAGAG GAAGCGAAACACTTGAAGAGGTTGCTAGAAAATAAACAAAGAGAGTCACAGGCTTCATTCACCATTAATCAGGGCTATAAAAGAAGAGTAATAAATG GACACAATGTAGACAATGGTTGTGGAAGTCAAGCTCCTCCAGGTTTATTTAAGCTGCAG AGAGAGTTTCAGGTAGAAGGGGGTAGATATTTTGATATGGATGAAACTGGTCAAGTTATGATAGTAGCTAGAAGGCTAAATGGAATGGGAGGAAGAAATTTACTGACAAAA ATAAGTTTGTTAGCTCCAAGTGAAAGAGAAGATATTGAGCTTCCTGCAAATACAAAAGCTGTTAGAGCCCTTTGTGTTAGACCTTGTAGTAGGCTTGTGCTTCTTGCTTCTTTGGGGAAAAAATTAACAGTTGTCAG TACAGAAAGCAACAACACTGTTCTTACCTATGAATTGCCG GCTCCTGCTTGGTCATGTTCATGGGATGTTTCCAGTCCACATCATGTTTATACAGGACTACAG AATGGCATGGTTTTGGCTTTTGATATGCGTCAAACTAGGACGGCTTTGGAATCCCGGATGGGGCTGTCTTGCAGTCCCGTTCACACCATGACCGCTCTTCCACCCGATTCTTCAATTCCGTCTGCTATAAAAACCCTACTCACCGCCTCCCAAATTGGCCTCTGTGAGTGGAGTATCGATGCCAATGAAGAAAG GCCATATTTAATTCCGGAATCCGAAAACCAAGGAGTTTGTATATCTCTCGCACACTCCAACAGAGACAACATCGTTGCTTCATTCCGTCCAAAGGTTCAAACGTCTGCTGACACAGCAGTCTCTCAACCGCTTCCTACTTCTCCGGAACCTTCCGGAGTTCCCGGCTGTCACATATTCTACAAAAAAACCGGGACCCGGTGCTATAAAAGAACCGGATCCATGCTGGCGGCTCAAATGGAGAACGTACGCCTCCCAAAATCGACTATCATTAACAAACAAAACTACGGTTCCATGTTTGTTTTTGCAAATGAAACAACATCGGACTTGGTCTTGCATGATATGTCCAAGATGTTGGTGGTTCAACGGCTTAAAGTTCCAAAGAATCAGATATCTGATGCGATATCAGATGTGAGGTGCAGTAAGATATGTGACACGTCTGTGCTCGGTTGCATAAGTGGAGATGTGGTGCAGCTTTTTACTTGA
- the LOC111880103 gene encoding uncharacterized protein LOC111880103 isoform X1 codes for MEEDGPDGVIEIEDQDEEENEDEEEESDDDGGYEDEELIPSVVTSPRVSNVVSRAGNSQEAVVLHDDLVEESNCKRSCKGNLGSQESGRDDGDEDKFNGGEIDGLFCPICIEAWTSGGEHQICCLPCGHIYGLSCIKKWLRQRRGSGKCPQCNKKCTLKDIRVLYAARLCVVDAELQKQVRSLETKCASLQQKNVDCCKKEVEAAEREANLNQQVKQLQEASKHLKRLLENKQRESQASFTINQGYKRRVINGHNVDNGCGSQAPPGLFKLQREFQVEGGRYFDMDETGQVMIVARRLNGMGGRNLLTKISLLAPSEREDIELPANTKAVRALCVRPCSRLVLLASLGKKLTVVSTESNNTVLTYELPAPAWSCSWDVSSPHHVYTGLQNGMVLAFDMRQTRTALESRMGLSCSPVHTMTALPPDSSIPSAIKTLLTASQIGLCEWSIDANEERPYLIPESENQGVCISLAHSNRDNIVASFRPKVQTSADTAVSQPLPTSPEPSGVPGCHIFYKKTGTRCYKRTGSMLAAQMENVRLPKSTIINKQNYGSMFVFANETTSDLVLHDMSKMLVVQRLKVPKNQISDAISDVRCSKICDTSVLGCISGDVVQLFT; via the exons ATGGAGGAAGATGGTCCTGACGGAGTGATTGAAATTGAAGACCAGGATGAAGAAGAAAatgaagatgaagaggaagaaAGTGACGATGATGGTGGTTACGAAGATGAGGAGTTGATTCCGTCGGTTGTGACGTCACCTAGGGTTTCAAACGTGGTTTCACGGGCTGGCAATTCGCAGGAAGCGGTGGTGTTACATGACGATTTGGTGGAGGAATCGAATTGTAAGAGGTCGTGTAAAGGGAATTTAGGGAGCCAAGAGAGTGGAAGGGATGATGGAGATGAGGACAAGTTTAATGGAGGTGAGATTGATGGTTTATTCTGTCCTATTTGCATTGAAGCTTGGACTAGCGGTGGAGAACATCAAATTTG TTGTCTTCCTTGTGGGCACATATATGGATTGTCATGTATAAAGAAGTGGCTTCGACAACGTAGGGGTTCTGGGAAG TGTCCTCAATGCAACAAAAAATGTACATTAAAGGATATTAGAGTACTTTATGCAGCAAGGCTTTGTGTTGTTGATGCAGAATTACAAAAG CAAGTGCGTTCACTCGAAACCAAATGTGCTTCTCTTCAGCAGAAG AATGTTGACTGCTGCAAGAAAGAAGTTGAAGCTGCAGAAAGAGAAGCTAATCTAAATCAGCAAGTTAAACAGTTACAAGAGGCAT CGAAACACTTGAAGAGGTTGCTAGAAAATAAACAAAGAGAGTCACAGGCTTCATTCACCATTAATCAGGGCTATAAAAGAAGAGTAATAAATG GACACAATGTAGACAATGGTTGTGGAAGTCAAGCTCCTCCAGGTTTATTTAAGCTGCAG AGAGAGTTTCAGGTAGAAGGGGGTAGATATTTTGATATGGATGAAACTGGTCAAGTTATGATAGTAGCTAGAAGGCTAAATGGAATGGGAGGAAGAAATTTACTGACAAAA ATAAGTTTGTTAGCTCCAAGTGAAAGAGAAGATATTGAGCTTCCTGCAAATACAAAAGCTGTTAGAGCCCTTTGTGTTAGACCTTGTAGTAGGCTTGTGCTTCTTGCTTCTTTGGGGAAAAAATTAACAGTTGTCAG TACAGAAAGCAACAACACTGTTCTTACCTATGAATTGCCG GCTCCTGCTTGGTCATGTTCATGGGATGTTTCCAGTCCACATCATGTTTATACAGGACTACAG AATGGCATGGTTTTGGCTTTTGATATGCGTCAAACTAGGACGGCTTTGGAATCCCGGATGGGGCTGTCTTGCAGTCCCGTTCACACCATGACCGCTCTTCCACCCGATTCTTCAATTCCGTCTGCTATAAAAACCCTACTCACCGCCTCCCAAATTGGCCTCTGTGAGTGGAGTATCGATGCCAATGAAGAAAG GCCATATTTAATTCCGGAATCCGAAAACCAAGGAGTTTGTATATCTCTCGCACACTCCAACAGAGACAACATCGTTGCTTCATTCCGTCCAAAGGTTCAAACGTCTGCTGACACAGCAGTCTCTCAACCGCTTCCTACTTCTCCGGAACCTTCCGGAGTTCCCGGCTGTCACATATTCTACAAAAAAACCGGGACCCGGTGCTATAAAAGAACCGGATCCATGCTGGCGGCTCAAATGGAGAACGTACGCCTCCCAAAATCGACTATCATTAACAAACAAAACTACGGTTCCATGTTTGTTTTTGCAAATGAAACAACATCGGACTTGGTCTTGCATGATATGTCCAAGATGTTGGTGGTTCAACGGCTTAAAGTTCCAAAGAATCAGATATCTGATGCGATATCAGATGTGAGGTGCAGTAAGATATGTGACACGTCTGTGCTCGGTTGCATAAGTGGAGATGTGGTGCAGCTTTTTACTTGA